In a genomic window of Gigantopelta aegis isolate Gae_Host chromosome 9, Gae_host_genome, whole genome shotgun sequence:
- the LOC121380726 gene encoding uncharacterized protein LOC121380726: MLDALCSVGGGSKDFTAAFTNLFTSGGSGLEGCKDVLKCVYKAFPMKDGKPDLQALQNIQQDKPAMCRLYYASFKCVENGDAGCPIVSQMKPHLDAGRQQLFEQCGKDPNGAGLLTGWTVLIYVLVALVMILHS; this comes from the exons ATGTTGGACGCCTTGTGCAGCGTGGGAGGGGGATCAAAGGATTTCACCGCCGCCTTCACCAATCTATTCACCAGCGGTGGAT CTGGATTAGAAGGCTGTAAGGACGTTCTGAAGTGTGTCTATAAAGCATTTCCCATGAAGGATGGAAAACCCGACCTACAAGCTTTGCAAAACATACAACAAGACAAGCCGGCCATGTGTCG CCTGTACTATGCCTCGTTTAAATGTGTTGAAAATGGAGATGCTGGGTGTCCAATCGTCAGTCAAATGAAGCCACATCTTGATGCGGGCAGACAGCAGTTATTCGAACAGTGTGGAAAAGATCCAAATGGTGCAG gattACTGACGGGCTGGACTGTTTTGATATATGTCCTTGTTGCGTTAGTCATGATCCTACATTCATAG